In Nerophis ophidion isolate RoL-2023_Sa linkage group LG03, RoL_Noph_v1.0, whole genome shotgun sequence, the following are encoded in one genomic region:
- the immp2l gene encoding mitochondrial inner membrane protease subunit 2, with translation MAQQASAGRRCLRAFVSGFFVAVPVTVTVLDRLAYVARVEGASMQPFLNPDATSEGDVVLLNRWSVRKHEVQRGDIVSVMSPRNPQQKIIKRVIGLEGDFIRTLGYKKRYLRVPDGHLWIEGDHRGHSLDSNTFGPVSLGLLHGRASHIIWPPHRWQRIRAHLPPNRAPLYTDDEEG, from the exons ATGGCCCAGCAGGCGTCAGCGGGGCGCCGCTGCCTGCGCGCGTTTGTGAGCGGCTTCTTCGTGGCCGTGCCCGTCACCGTGACCGTCCTGGACCGCTTGGCCTACGTGGCCAGGGTGGAGGGGGCGTCCATGCAG CCTTTCTTGAACCCGGACGCCACGTCGGAAGGCGACGTGGTCCTGCTGAACCGCTGGAGCGTGAGGAAACACGAGGTGCAGCGAGGCGACATCGTGTCAGTCAT GTCACCCAGGAACCCTCAGCAGAAGATCATCAAGCGGGTCATCGGCCTGGAGGGGGACTTCATCAg GACCCTGGGCTACAAGAAGCGGTACCTGCGCGTGCCCGACGGCCATCTCTGGATCGAGGGGGACCACCGCGGTCACAGCCTGGACAGCAACACGTTCGGCCCG GTGTCGTTGGGGCTGCTTCACGGCCGGGCGTCTCACATCATCTGGCCTCCTCACCGCTGGCAGCGCATCCGAGCCCACCTCCCGCCCAACAGAGCCCCGCTGTACACGGATGATGAAGAGGGGTGA